One Ardenticatenales bacterium genomic region harbors:
- the dnaJ gene encoding molecular chaperone DnaJ has translation MSTKRDYYDVLGVPRNAGKEDLKKAYRKLARQYHPDVNKDEGADDLFKEINEAYEVLSDPDKRATYDRFGHAGVQGSGANYQDFAGFGDVFDFVEQFMGGFGGTRRRRRGPRRGADIRYDLVLTFEEAVHGVEKEIEFRRPETCPHCAGSGAEPGYKPKTCPTCNGMGEVRRERGFFVNVMTCPECQGNGEIIPRPCSVCLGRKEVQKTVKRTIKIPAGVDNDNQIRMNNEGAPGVYGGPPGHLYVVIQVLKHEFFERRGGDILLDIEINVAQAALGDEIKVPTIDGEEKLSIPPGTQSGTVFRLRGRGVSNVRGDGRGDQHIIAQVAVPRQLSEQQRELFEELARTLGKEIIPRRERGILSQLKSALGDVLGL, from the coding sequence ATGAGTACGAAACGCGATTACTACGACGTGTTGGGCGTTCCGCGGAATGCCGGCAAAGAGGATCTGAAGAAGGCCTACCGTAAACTGGCCCGGCAGTATCATCCCGATGTCAACAAAGACGAAGGGGCGGATGATCTGTTCAAGGAAATCAACGAAGCCTACGAAGTGCTTTCTGATCCCGACAAGCGAGCAACCTACGATCGGTTCGGCCATGCCGGCGTGCAGGGCAGCGGGGCCAATTATCAGGACTTCGCTGGCTTTGGCGATGTCTTTGACTTCGTCGAGCAGTTCATGGGTGGTTTTGGCGGCACGCGCCGTCGCCGCCGCGGACCTCGTCGTGGCGCGGATATTCGCTATGACCTCGTACTCACTTTTGAGGAGGCGGTTCATGGCGTTGAGAAGGAAATAGAGTTTCGCCGACCGGAGACTTGCCCGCATTGTGCCGGCAGCGGTGCGGAACCGGGATATAAACCCAAAACCTGCCCCACCTGCAATGGTATGGGGGAGGTGCGGCGCGAACGCGGCTTCTTCGTCAACGTCATGACCTGCCCCGAATGCCAGGGCAACGGTGAAATCATTCCCCGTCCTTGTTCCGTTTGCCTGGGACGCAAAGAGGTGCAAAAAACCGTCAAACGCACCATCAAAATCCCTGCCGGCGTAGACAATGATAACCAAATACGAATGAACAATGAAGGCGCGCCGGGTGTGTACGGTGGTCCACCCGGCCACCTGTACGTGGTCATTCAAGTACTCAAGCACGAATTCTTCGAGCGTCGTGGCGGCGACATCCTGCTGGACATTGAAATCAATGTCGCTCAGGCTGCCCTCGGCGATGAAATAAAGGTCCCGACGATTGACGGTGAAGAGAAGTTGTCGATTCCACCCGGCACGCAATCCGGTACCGTGTTCCGCCTGCGCGGGCGCGGCGTGTCCAACGTCCGCGGTGACGGACGTGGCGATCAGCACATCATTGCCCAGGTAGCAGTCCCCCGGCAACTTTCCGAGCAACAACGAGAGTTGTTTGAAGAATTAGCGCGCACGCTGGGCAAAGAAATCATTCCACGGCGTGAGCGAGGCATCTTGAGCCAGCTCAAAAGCGCCCTGGGCGACGTGCTTGGCCTATGA
- a CDS encoding S1 RNA-binding domain-containing protein translates to MNQFLEEHDYDMPNEGDMRTGIIVSKSSQGVIIDLGLKRDGLVPASEINKLSDEVKADLELNQEVLVYIVNAHEPDSLLVSIQRALLYQDWIRAEELMNSGEIIEVEVTQYNRGGAIAPFGNLRGFIPASHLSDVSRGMSDKQRQQRMTKLRGEKIPVKIIEVDRDRRRLVLSQKDAQKEWAEARRQELLQKLNIGDVVTGRVTGMRDFGAFVDIGGADGLIHISELAWHRVKHPRDVVKVGDEIEVFILKLDRESQRIALSRRRTVPSPWSLAPDKYPVNSLVEGRITRLVDYGAFVQLEPGVEGLLHISQLASTNVGHPREVVREGETHLLRVISMSPEKQRIGLSLKAVTTSEQMEWMARKNAEEEEAEAEVEVVAEVEVVAEVEAEAEVEVAAEAEAETETEVETETEVEAEAEAKAETEVEVAAEVEAEVEAEAEVEVAAEAEANALDEEMSGVGDDLPDEEE, encoded by the coding sequence ATGAATCAGTTCCTGGAGGAACATGATTATGATATGCCCAATGAGGGCGATATGCGCACGGGTATCATTGTGAGCAAGTCGTCACAGGGCGTTATCATTGATCTGGGATTGAAGCGAGACGGCCTCGTGCCCGCTTCTGAAATCAACAAGCTAAGTGATGAGGTCAAGGCAGACCTGGAATTAAATCAGGAAGTGCTGGTTTACATCGTTAACGCGCACGAACCGGATAGCCTGCTCGTCTCAATTCAACGGGCTTTGTTGTACCAGGATTGGATTCGCGCGGAAGAGTTGATGAACAGCGGCGAGATTATTGAGGTGGAAGTCACCCAATATAATCGCGGCGGCGCAATCGCCCCCTTTGGCAATCTGCGCGGTTTTATTCCCGCCTCCCATCTATCAGACGTTAGCCGAGGAATGAGCGATAAGCAGCGGCAGCAGCGCATGACCAAACTGCGCGGCGAGAAGATTCCGGTGAAAATTATCGAAGTGGATCGTGACCGTCGCCGTCTGGTGCTTTCGCAAAAGGATGCGCAGAAGGAATGGGCGGAGGCTCGCCGCCAGGAACTGCTACAAAAACTGAACATCGGCGACGTGGTTACTGGCCGCGTGACGGGTATGCGCGATTTCGGCGCGTTCGTGGACATTGGCGGGGCCGATGGCCTGATTCACATTTCCGAGCTGGCCTGGCATCGTGTCAAGCACCCCCGCGATGTCGTCAAAGTCGGGGATGAGATTGAAGTCTTCATCCTCAAATTGGATCGGGAATCGCAGCGCATTGCTCTCAGCCGCCGACGTACTGTCCCTAGCCCGTGGTCGTTGGCACCGGATAAATACCCTGTCAACAGCCTGGTAGAAGGTCGAATTACCCGGTTGGTGGATTACGGGGCATTTGTGCAATTAGAGCCTGGCGTGGAAGGGTTGCTGCATATTTCGCAACTGGCATCCACCAACGTGGGACATCCACGTGAGGTGGTGCGCGAAGGTGAAACGCATTTGCTGCGCGTGATCAGCATGAGTCCAGAAAAGCAACGCATTGGCCTGAGTCTGAAAGCCGTGACCACGAGCGAACAGATGGAGTGGATGGCGCGCAAGAACGCGGAAGAGGAGGAAGCCGAGGCGGAAGTGGAAGTCGTGGCGGAAGTGGAAGTCGTGGCGGAAGTGGAAGCCGAGGCGGAAGTGGAAGTCGCGGCGGAAGCGGAAGCGGAAACCGAGACGGAAGTGGAAACCGAGACGGAAGTGGAAGCCGAGGCGGAAGCGAAAGCCGAGACGGAAGTGGAAGTTGCGGCGGAAGTGGAAGCCGAGGTGGAAGCGGAAGCCGAGGTGGAAGTTGCGGCGGAAGCGGAAGCGAATGCGCTTGATGAGGAAATGAGTGGTGTTGGGGACGACCTCCCGGACGAAGAAGAGTAA
- the grpE gene encoding nucleotide exchange factor GrpE, producing MEQEETIIAKDENQNGTAETTAFEDETTMPASLEEQLAAARADAATYRDSWLRVRAEFANARKRMDRQQLDAYNNALVDVIKKLLPVLDDFDRAMVSVPASIAEDSWYAGIELVQRKLYGILEGMNIEPIKAIGQVFDPNLHEAVMQVNSTTYESGIVAQELQTGYKHGDRVIRPAMVAVAN from the coding sequence ATGGAACAAGAAGAAACTATCATTGCCAAAGACGAGAACCAAAATGGAACGGCGGAAACGACCGCCTTTGAGGACGAAACAACCATGCCGGCATCGCTCGAAGAGCAACTTGCGGCGGCGCGGGCGGATGCGGCGACGTACCGCGATAGCTGGCTGCGGGTGCGGGCAGAGTTCGCCAACGCGCGCAAGCGAATGGACAGGCAGCAATTGGATGCGTACAACAATGCGCTGGTGGATGTGATCAAGAAACTGCTGCCGGTGTTGGACGATTTTGACCGGGCCATGGTTTCCGTGCCGGCATCTATCGCTGAAGATAGCTGGTATGCCGGCATCGAACTCGTGCAGCGCAAACTCTATGGTATCCTCGAAGGCATGAACATTGAACCCATCAAGGCCATTGGCCAGGTCTTTGATCCTAATTTACACGAAGCCGTCATGCAGGTAAATTCCACTACCTATGAAAGCGGCATCGTCGCGCAAGAACTGCAAACAGGCTACAAACACGGCGACCGTGTTATTCGTCCGGCCATGGTTGCCGTGGCGAATTAG
- the hrcA gene encoding heat-inducible transcription repressor HrcA, translated as MTQPLTDRQQQILALITRTYIETGAPVGSRTLVDVYGLDVSAATVRNEMAVLDSLGYVSQLHTSAGRIPTEKGYRYFVQRLLGEFELPALEKSMIRHQFHQARLDLEQWIRLAAAILARTSHGASFVTSPRPVLNRFKHIQLISTKGRLVLMILVLFGGEVKQEMLTLAEPLSQNRLSVAATRINQLFESMSSDEIAARQSSIDDALERDVVSLVLTILRRVDSREIRDVYRDGLLNILEDDGTRQAVRVLEERTFMASLLAETLKPGTSGVQVVIGGEGRWEELKDCAIILSHYGVADEMTGALAVLGPTRMSYSRNISAVRYVAGLLSNLLNDYYIEKPRLEGGNLPMTVVETE; from the coding sequence ATGACGCAACCATTGACGGACCGGCAGCAACAAATACTGGCGTTGATTACGCGGACGTACATTGAGACGGGCGCGCCTGTTGGTTCGCGCACGCTGGTGGATGTGTATGGGCTGGATGTAAGCGCGGCGACGGTACGGAATGAGATGGCTGTTCTGGACAGCCTGGGTTATGTTTCGCAGTTGCACACGTCGGCGGGGCGCATTCCCACGGAGAAGGGGTATCGGTATTTTGTGCAGCGGCTGTTGGGGGAGTTTGAATTGCCGGCATTAGAGAAATCCATGATCCGCCACCAGTTTCACCAGGCACGCCTGGACCTGGAGCAGTGGATTCGCCTGGCTGCCGCCATCCTCGCCCGCACCTCGCATGGAGCCAGTTTCGTCACCTCCCCGCGCCCTGTTTTGAATCGATTCAAGCACATCCAGCTTATTTCCACCAAAGGGCGACTTGTTTTGATGATCCTCGTCCTTTTTGGTGGCGAAGTGAAGCAGGAAATGCTCACCCTGGCCGAACCGCTCTCACAAAATCGGCTCAGCGTGGCCGCGACGCGCATCAACCAGCTATTCGAAAGCATGTCCTCCGATGAGATTGCCGCGCGCCAATCCAGCATTGATGATGCCCTGGAGCGAGATGTTGTCAGCCTGGTATTGACGATTTTGCGGCGGGTTGATTCTCGCGAGATCAGAGATGTTTATCGTGACGGTCTGTTGAATATCCTTGAGGACGACGGCACGCGCCAGGCAGTGCGTGTGTTGGAAGAGCGCACCTTTATGGCCTCCTTGCTGGCGGAAACGCTCAAACCGGGCACATCCGGCGTACAGGTGGTGATTGGCGGCGAGGGACGTTGGGAAGAGCTAAAGGATTGCGCCATAATTTTGTCCCACTATGGCGTCGCGGACGAGATGACCGGCGCACTGGCCGTGCTGGGTCCGACGCGCATGTCCTACAGCCGCAACATTTCCGCGGTGCGGTACGTTGCCGGGCTGTTGAGCAACTTGCTAAACGACTATTACATCGAGAAACCCCGCCTGGAAGGGGGGAACCTGCCGATGACGGTTGTCGAAACGGAGTAG
- the dnaK gene encoding molecular chaperone DnaK, which yields MGKIIGIDLGTTNSVAAVMEGGEPTVIPSAEGSRLFPSVVAVNTKTAERLVGQVAKRQAVVNPHNTIFSVKRFMGRKYDDSEVKRAREYVPYEVRRAANGDVRVVMNEREYSPPEVSAMILQKIKADAEAFLGQPVTQAVITVPAYFNDSQRQATKDAGRIAGLEVMRIVNEPTASALAYGLGSSKEQTIAVYDLGGGTFDISILEVGDGVFEVRSTNGDTFLGGDDFDLRIIDWAADQFKMDQGIDLRQDRQALQRLREAAEKAKIELSTTMQTEMNLPYITADASGPKHLNLTLTRAKLEQLTEDLVQRSIEPCRRALADAGLSPSDIQDVVLVGGMTRMPAIQEAVRKFFGREPHKGVNPDEVVGVGAAIQAGVLGGEVKDVLLLDVTPLTLSIETLGAVATPLIERNTTIPTKKGQIFSTAADSQTQVEIHVVQGERPMAHDNKSLGRFILDGIPPAPRGVPQIEVTFDINADGILNVSARDKATGREQTMQILPSSGLDEREIDRMVKDAERHASEDAERKASVETMNLAENAVYSAERFIKENEDKISAAQKESLNAAMDAVKSARESGSVEATKSQVDKLQGVLQEIGMSMYQQQGGPDPAAGGAPGPDGQDEDVIEGEFTS from the coding sequence ATGGGCAAAATCATTGGTATCGACCTTGGAACAACGAACTCTGTGGCCGCTGTGATGGAAGGTGGCGAGCCAACCGTCATTCCCAGCGCCGAGGGCAGCCGCCTCTTCCCCTCCGTCGTAGCCGTCAACACCAAGACGGCCGAGCGTCTGGTCGGACAGGTTGCCAAGCGGCAGGCCGTGGTCAATCCGCACAACACCATCTTTTCCGTGAAACGTTTCATGGGACGCAAATATGACGATTCCGAAGTGAAACGGGCGCGGGAATACGTGCCCTACGAGGTGCGGCGAGCGGCCAACGGGGACGTGCGCGTGGTAATGAATGAACGAGAGTATTCGCCGCCGGAAGTGTCGGCTATGATTCTGCAGAAAATCAAGGCGGATGCGGAGGCATTCTTGGGACAGCCCGTGACGCAAGCCGTGATTACTGTGCCGGCATATTTCAACGACAGCCAGCGACAGGCAACCAAAGACGCGGGTCGTATCGCCGGCCTGGAAGTGATGCGCATTGTCAACGAGCCAACTGCTTCCGCCCTGGCATATGGTCTGGGCAGCAGCAAGGAACAGACGATTGCCGTCTATGACCTCGGCGGTGGCACATTTGATATTTCCATCCTGGAAGTGGGGGATGGTGTGTTTGAGGTGCGTTCCACCAACGGCGACACGTTCCTGGGCGGTGATGACTTCGACCTGCGCATCATTGATTGGGCCGCGGACCAGTTCAAGATGGACCAGGGCATCGACCTGCGGCAGGATCGCCAGGCGTTGCAGCGCCTGCGTGAGGCAGCGGAAAAGGCGAAGATCGAACTGTCCACAACGATGCAGACGGAGATGAACTTGCCTTACATTACGGCGGACGCCAGCGGGCCAAAACATTTGAACCTGACGCTGACGCGGGCGAAGTTGGAGCAGTTGACCGAGGACCTGGTTCAGCGGTCAATAGAACCGTGCCGTCGCGCACTGGCGGATGCCGGGCTATCGCCGTCGGATATTCAGGATGTTGTGCTGGTCGGGGGGATGACGAGAATGCCGGCAATTCAAGAAGCCGTGCGTAAGTTCTTTGGCCGTGAACCACACAAAGGCGTCAACCCCGACGAAGTCGTCGGCGTCGGCGCCGCTATCCAGGCTGGTGTCCTCGGCGGCGAAGTTAAAGATGTGCTCCTCCTGGACGTGACGCCACTCACCTTGAGCATCGAAACCCTCGGTGCGGTGGCCACACCTTTGATTGAACGCAACACCACCATTCCTACCAAGAAGGGCCAGATATTCTCCACCGCGGCTGACAGCCAGACGCAAGTGGAAATCCATGTTGTCCAGGGTGAACGCCCCATGGCCCACGATAACAAGAGCCTGGGACGCTTTATTTTAGACGGCATTCCACCCGCGCCGCGCGGTGTCCCCCAAATCGAAGTCACATTCGATATCAATGCCGATGGCATCCTCAACGTCAGCGCCCGCGACAAAGCAACCGGACGAGAGCAAACTATGCAGATTCTCCCTTCCAGCGGCCTGGACGAGCGCGAGATCGACCGCATGGTGAAGGATGCCGAGCGCCATGCTTCGGAAGATGCCGAGCGGAAGGCTTCCGTGGAAACTATGAACCTCGCCGAAAATGCCGTCTACAGCGCGGAGCGGTTCATCAAGGAAAATGAGGACAAGATCAGCGCGGCGCAGAAAGAGTCCTTGAACGCGGCCATGGATGCCGTCAAATCGGCGCGGGAAAGTGGCAGCGTGGAAGCGACGAAGAGCCAGGTTGATAAGCTGCAAGGCGTGTTGCAAGAGATTGGCATGAGCATGTACCAACAGCAAGGCGGTCCCGATCCTGCCGCCGGCGGCGCGCCCGGCCCCGATGGGCAAGACGAAGACGTGATCGAAGGCGAGTTCACCAGCTAA
- the prmA gene encoding 50S ribosomal protein L11 methyltransferase — MNWVEVSVVTDGEAAEAVSEVLRPFAHDESVVLEQLGDAASLDPYALEPAVTVKIYLPDDEQISTRQQRIKEALYFLGRLYPIPAPTFRVLQEQDWANAWKAHYEPFRIGRRLWIQPSWQPAQAVLPGDIVLTLDPGMAFGTGLHPTTQMCLQVLETLVCPGMSMLDVGTGSGILAVAGARLGAARVLGVDTDGLAVEAARANAALNGTTTQVRIAPGSLSSVPLSSWDLVLVNILAPVIESLLRQDHLLDYVAPEGFLILSGIIDAQLPGVTAAIVASGGEITQTHVIRDWVALVVQRATAPSY, encoded by the coding sequence ATGAACTGGGTAGAAGTCAGTGTCGTCACCGATGGAGAAGCGGCTGAGGCCGTTTCCGAGGTCTTGCGCCCGTTTGCGCATGACGAGAGCGTGGTCTTGGAGCAACTTGGCGACGCGGCGAGCCTGGACCCCTATGCCCTCGAACCTGCCGTAACCGTCAAGATCTATCTGCCGGACGACGAGCAAATCTCTACCCGACAGCAACGTATTAAGGAAGCCCTTTACTTTCTGGGACGCCTCTATCCCATTCCCGCCCCCACATTTCGTGTCCTGCAAGAACAGGATTGGGCGAATGCCTGGAAAGCGCATTACGAACCGTTCCGCATTGGTCGGCGACTTTGGATTCAACCAAGCTGGCAGCCGGCGCAGGCGGTCCTGCCGGGTGACATCGTTCTAACGCTGGACCCCGGCATGGCCTTTGGCACCGGTCTGCACCCTACCACGCAAATGTGCCTTCAGGTGCTGGAGACATTGGTGTGCCCGGGCATGAGCATGTTGGATGTAGGTACGGGGTCGGGGATTTTGGCCGTGGCTGGTGCCCGCCTGGGCGCGGCGCGCGTGCTGGGGGTGGATACGGATGGGCTGGCCGTGGAGGCGGCGCGGGCAAACGCCGCCCTGAATGGGACAACTACGCAAGTGCGTATCGCCCCCGGCAGCTTGAGCAGCGTACCGCTGTCGTCATGGGACCTGGTACTTGTGAATATCCTGGCGCCCGTTATTGAATCTTTGCTGCGCCAGGATCATCTACTGGATTACGTTGCGCCCGAAGGATTCCTCATCCTTAGCGGCATCATTGACGCCCAGTTGCCAGGCGTAACAGCGGCGATTGTCGCCAGCGGCGGAGAAATCACGCAAACGCACGTTATCCGTGACTGGGTGGCATTGGTAGTGCAACGAGCCACGGCTCCCTCATACTAA
- a CDS encoding ABC transporter ATP-binding protein, with protein MTVLEAKNVSKIYQMGTVTVRALDNISFEVIHGEFVAVMGPSGSGKSTLLHLLGGLDEPSSGSIVLAGEEISNMPDTRVTLARRRKVGFIFQFYNLLPTLTAEENVALPLLIDGQNLAPHREKVRSLLQMVDLGERGGHRPDQMSGGQQQRVAIARAFVNDPEIVLADEPTGNLDSRSGTAILRLLRRSCDEMQQTIVMVTHDPRAASYADRVVFLKDGQVVQSLSIRYRCGHVEDMAGILSVMQQLEL; from the coding sequence ATGACTGTACTTGAAGCGAAAAATGTCTCGAAGATTTACCAGATGGGCACCGTGACTGTGCGGGCGCTGGACAATATCTCTTTTGAAGTGATCCACGGGGAGTTCGTGGCCGTCATGGGGCCTTCCGGGTCTGGCAAAAGTACACTGCTGCACCTGCTGGGTGGATTGGACGAACCATCTTCAGGCAGCATTGTGCTGGCGGGTGAAGAAATTTCCAATATGCCGGATACCCGCGTAACGCTGGCGCGGCGGCGCAAGGTAGGCTTCATCTTCCAGTTCTACAATCTGCTGCCGACGCTGACGGCGGAGGAAAACGTGGCGCTGCCTTTGCTCATTGATGGGCAAAACCTGGCTCCCCATCGGGAAAAAGTACGGTCTTTATTACAGATGGTCGACCTGGGGGAGCGGGGTGGGCATCGTCCCGACCAGATGAGTGGCGGCCAGCAGCAGCGAGTGGCTATTGCCCGCGCCTTTGTCAACGATCCGGAGATTGTGCTGGCGGACGAGCCGACGGGCAACCTCGATTCACGTTCGGGAACAGCTATTTTGCGGCTTTTGCGCCGTTCCTGCGATGAGATGCAGCAGACGATCGTCATGGTGACGCACGATCCGCGGGCAGCCAGTTATGCTGACCGCGTGGTATTCCTGAAGGACGGGCAGGTGGTGCAGTCGCTGTCTATTCGTTATCGTTGTGGTCATGTGGAGGATATGGCCGGCATTCTCTCCGTCATGCAGCAGCTCGAACTATAG
- the infA gene encoding translation initiation factor IF-1, whose translation MAKKEDKLQVEATVVEALPNTQFLVELDNGHKVLAYLSGKMRRYYIRILVGDRVRVEMTPYDLERGRITYRYRNNTSFVSSNR comes from the coding sequence ATGGCCAAGAAAGAGGACAAACTACAGGTCGAAGCCACTGTTGTCGAAGCCTTGCCCAATACACAATTCCTCGTCGAACTGGACAATGGGCACAAGGTTCTTGCATACTTGTCTGGCAAGATGCGTCGCTACTATATCCGTATTCTGGTGGGAGACCGGGTCCGCGTCGAAATGACTCCCTACGACCTGGAACGTGGACGTATCACATACCGCTATCGCAACAACACCAGTTTCGTGTCATCCAATCGTTAG
- the rpsU gene encoding 30S ribosomal protein S21, whose translation MAHVKLMPNETDESLLKRFRKKVAKSGTMSVIRRKRWHVSKSELRRIQKKKAVRRMRRRQTYRT comes from the coding sequence ATGGCCCACGTAAAACTAATGCCCAACGAAACAGACGAAAGCTTGCTAAAGCGATTCCGTAAAAAGGTCGCCAAATCAGGCACAATGAGCGTCATTCGGCGCAAACGCTGGCACGTATCCAAAAGCGAACTGCGCCGCATCCAAAAGAAGAAGGCTGTACGTCGCATGAGACGGCGGCAAACCTATCGCACATGA